From a single Arachnia propionica genomic region:
- a CDS encoding glutamate mutase L — protein MRVVTTLEIGSTITKANAFSLEDGRFRHIGQGFAPTSVSQGDVKIGVDAAIDEMRKTSGIEIDTTQIFVNSSAAGGLKMSVHGLTQGMTARAAREAALGAGAIVGLTTVGAIDSWDVEDLVEANPNIVLLAGGVDYGEKRIVVDNARMIAESGLKAPVIYAGNIAVRRRVQDVFARNDVELMCADNVFPDVDVLQIEPVRALIHEVFNQHIVKAPGMARLTELSSFEILPTPGAVLLAAEIFADTLGDALVIDVGGATTDIHSVTEGSTEWTSHSIDPEPRAKRTVEGDLGVFVNARQVAAMSGESDDEERLEYLRAIPSDEKEEDVTRWLAARAVEVGIRRHVGTVSDLFTPTGKKQIVRGKDLTAVRWIIGTGGALTRIPGGDEILGRIRLGAGARLLPPPEARILIDRDYRFSALGTLAQVYRDEVAATFRDWVTGEVGELPEPIDDETPEG, from the coding sequence ATGCGGGTCGTCACCACCCTTGAGATCGGGTCCACCATCACGAAGGCGAACGCCTTCTCGCTGGAGGACGGAAGGTTCCGGCACATCGGCCAGGGGTTCGCCCCGACCTCCGTCTCCCAGGGGGACGTGAAGATCGGCGTTGACGCGGCGATCGACGAGATGCGGAAAACCTCCGGCATCGAGATCGACACGACGCAGATTTTCGTCAACAGCTCCGCCGCAGGCGGGCTGAAGATGAGCGTCCACGGACTCACTCAGGGGATGACGGCCCGCGCTGCCCGGGAAGCGGCCCTCGGAGCGGGGGCAATCGTTGGCCTGACTACGGTCGGGGCGATTGACTCCTGGGACGTTGAGGATCTCGTCGAGGCGAACCCCAACATCGTTTTGCTCGCCGGGGGAGTGGACTACGGCGAGAAACGAATCGTGGTGGACAATGCTCGGATGATCGCGGAATCCGGGCTGAAAGCTCCGGTGATCTACGCCGGGAACATTGCCGTGCGGCGCCGGGTGCAGGACGTCTTCGCCCGCAACGATGTGGAATTGATGTGCGCCGACAACGTCTTCCCCGACGTGGACGTTCTCCAGATCGAGCCGGTTCGCGCGCTGATTCACGAGGTCTTCAACCAGCACATCGTCAAGGCCCCGGGGATGGCCAGGCTGACGGAGCTCTCTAGCTTTGAGATCCTGCCCACTCCCGGTGCGGTGCTGCTGGCCGCCGAAATCTTCGCAGACACCCTCGGCGATGCCCTGGTGATCGATGTCGGCGGTGCGACCACCGACATTCACAGCGTCACCGAGGGCTCGACTGAGTGGACCAGCCACAGCATCGACCCCGAGCCCCGGGCCAAGCGCACTGTTGAGGGCGATCTTGGTGTCTTCGTCAACGCCCGCCAGGTGGCTGCGATGTCGGGGGAGAGCGACGACGAGGAGCGGCTCGAGTATCTTCGGGCCATTCCCTCCGATGAGAAAGAGGAGGATGTCACCCGCTGGCTGGCCGCCCGTGCTGTTGAGGTCGGGATCCGCAGGCATGTCGGCACCGTCAGCGACCTGTTCACCCCGACCGGCAAGAAGCAGATCGTCCGCGGCAAGGACCTGACCGCAGTGCGCTGGATCATCGGCACCGGGGGAGCATTGACCAGGATTCCTGGCGGGGATGAGATCCTCGGGCGGATCCGTCTCGGTGCAGGTGCCCGACTGCTGCCACCGCCCGAGGCGCGCATCCTGATCGATCGCGATTACCGTTTTTCAGCGCTGGGGACCCTGGCACAGGTCTACCGCGACGAGGTCGCCGCGACCTTCCGGGACTGGGTGACCGGCGAGGTGGGGGAACTACCCGAACCAATCGATGACGAGACCCCGGAAGGATGA
- a CDS encoding dihydrolipoyl dehydrogenase family protein: MEESTRPLNLEADLLVIGWGKAGKTLARALASHGRHVVLVERDDAMIGGTCINVACVPTKTLVNLAERRGDQEPDDYLKHAIASRDSLIDRLRAANKAMLSDLETVTLVHGEARFTGPRKIRVQAGEETLDVTAGAVVINTGTSPLMPDIPGIHGRFVYDSTTIQHIADGEVPRSLTIVGGGFIGLEFASMFAAFGSAVRILERGPVFLPHLDDDVREAVVTALTDRGIEIITNAPVSALEDDGMRVVSGAGTFDTDAVLVAVGRTPETAALDLPAAGIATDERGFVVVDDHLRTSAEGVWAVGDVNGGPQFTYVSLDDYRIIQDQLIGDSQRSRADRRAIPTATFITPPLAQVGLSEREATDQGVSYLVASKPVANIAAMPRPKTLDETHGLIKVLVDPETDEVLGATIFSVDAQEVINLIALAMRNRITATALRNGIWTHPSSTEALNEVLGELHTP; encoded by the coding sequence ATGGAAGAATCAACAAGGCCCCTGAATCTGGAGGCCGACCTTCTGGTGATCGGCTGGGGCAAGGCGGGCAAAACCTTGGCACGGGCCCTCGCGTCCCACGGCAGGCATGTGGTGCTGGTGGAACGCGACGACGCCATGATCGGCGGAACCTGCATCAATGTGGCCTGCGTCCCGACCAAGACCTTGGTCAATCTCGCGGAGCGACGCGGCGACCAGGAGCCGGATGACTATCTGAAACACGCCATCGCTTCCAGGGATTCCTTGATCGACAGGCTCCGGGCCGCCAACAAGGCGATGCTCTCCGACTTGGAGACCGTCACTCTCGTGCACGGCGAGGCCCGGTTCACCGGCCCCCGCAAAATCCGGGTCCAGGCCGGGGAGGAGACCCTCGACGTCACTGCCGGAGCCGTGGTCATCAACACCGGTACCTCCCCACTGATGCCAGACATCCCGGGCATCCACGGGAGATTCGTTTACGATTCCACCACCATTCAGCACATTGCCGATGGCGAGGTTCCGCGGTCCCTGACGATCGTCGGGGGCGGTTTCATCGGCCTGGAGTTCGCCAGCATGTTCGCTGCCTTCGGTTCAGCGGTGCGGATCCTGGAACGCGGCCCCGTTTTTCTGCCCCACCTCGACGACGACGTGCGCGAAGCGGTGGTGACCGCCCTCACCGACCGCGGCATCGAGATCATCACGAATGCCCCTGTCTCGGCTCTTGAGGACGACGGCATGCGGGTGGTCTCCGGAGCCGGCACCTTCGACACGGATGCGGTGCTGGTTGCGGTCGGACGCACACCCGAGACCGCGGCCCTGGATCTGCCCGCCGCCGGAATCGCAACCGACGAACGCGGTTTCGTCGTCGTGGACGATCACCTGCGCACCAGCGCCGAGGGTGTGTGGGCGGTGGGTGACGTCAACGGAGGTCCGCAGTTCACCTACGTCTCCCTCGACGACTACCGGATCATCCAAGACCAGCTCATCGGAGACTCGCAGCGCTCCCGGGCGGACCGCCGGGCGATCCCGACGGCCACCTTTATCACTCCCCCGCTGGCACAGGTCGGGCTCAGCGAACGCGAGGCCACCGATCAGGGGGTGTCCTATCTGGTGGCCTCCAAACCGGTCGCGAACATCGCGGCGATGCCGCGCCCGAAGACCTTGGACGAAACCCACGGCCTGATCAAGGTGCTGGTCGATCCGGAAACCGACGAGGTACTCGGGGCCACGATCTTCAGCGTCGACGCGCAGGAAGTGATCAACCTGATCGCCCTGGCCATGCGCAACAGAATAACCGCGACTGCGCTGCGCAACGGCATCTGGACCCATCCCTCCTCCACGGAGGCCCTCAACGAGGTCCTGGGCGAGTTGCACACTCCCTGA
- a CDS encoding ornithine aminomutase subunit alpha: protein MMNTEEQERIDRFEKLRSELAGLDDEALKARFWELCHQVMEPVVELARTHTTPSIERSVLLRMGIDSVTTHAVVENVLNAGLLGKGAGHVVLRLSRRDGIDIRAAATAIADDPAVMAGLFEEK, encoded by the coding sequence ATGATGAACACTGAGGAACAGGAGCGGATCGATCGCTTCGAGAAGTTGCGTTCCGAATTGGCCGGCCTGGACGACGAGGCCCTCAAGGCCAGGTTCTGGGAGCTGTGCCACCAGGTGATGGAGCCGGTGGTGGAGTTGGCCCGCACCCACACCACGCCGTCGATCGAACGGTCGGTGCTGCTGCGCATGGGCATCGACTCGGTCACCACGCACGCCGTGGTCGAGAACGTGCTGAACGCCGGACTGCTAGGCAAAGGAGCGGGGCACGTGGTGCTGCGCCTGTCCAGGCGCGACGGAATTGACATCCGGGCGGCGGCAACCGCCATCGCCGACGATCCGGCCGTGATGGCCGGGCTCTTCGAGGAGAAGTGA
- the ortB gene encoding 2-amino-4-oxopentanoate thiolase subunit OrtB: MSNSYKDVMARKNEIMRSALGLDYDEFNISSIAFDYEAMMAATGYSLDEVAEIQRATKVGRTPLHELHRLTEAVRTIAGPGKGARILVKDEAANASGSFKARRASLSAHEARKKGFKGMVTATSGNYGAAVASQAAQQGLKCIVIQEVYDSEHIGQPEIVEKSRACEAYGAEVVKLTVGPELFYVLLRTLEETGYFNASLYTPYGIAGVETLGAEIGREVEERYGRQPDVVAVTHAGGGNLTGTARGLRKVGCDQTQVVAVSVDLTGLHMASDKDFNNKSFTTGHTGFGVPFATWPDRVDVPRNAARALRYMDGYHLVTQGEVFYMTELLTKLEGLERGPAGNTSLTAAVALAMQMDRDQIIVVQETEYTGAGKHHNSQLSFAKSRGIEVRRGDPMDNVPGKAIVIPERLDQVAGKPLDLARLRGSYIRHAAKVLPPEQWSSEDVEFLAADANTTEEHVRSLVPRGMGGE; this comes from the coding sequence ATGAGCAACTCATACAAGGACGTGATGGCCCGCAAGAATGAGATCATGCGTTCCGCCCTGGGGCTGGATTACGACGAGTTCAACATCAGCTCCATCGCCTTTGACTATGAGGCGATGATGGCGGCCACCGGCTACTCCCTCGACGAGGTGGCCGAGATCCAGCGGGCCACCAAGGTCGGCAGGACCCCGTTGCACGAACTGCATCGCCTCACCGAGGCGGTACGGACCATCGCAGGCCCCGGCAAGGGAGCCAGAATCCTCGTCAAGGACGAGGCCGCAAACGCCTCAGGCAGCTTCAAAGCGCGCCGCGCCTCCCTCAGCGCTCACGAGGCCCGCAAGAAGGGCTTCAAGGGCATGGTCACCGCAACGAGCGGGAACTACGGGGCGGCCGTCGCCTCGCAGGCCGCCCAGCAGGGCCTCAAGTGCATCGTGATTCAGGAGGTCTACGACTCCGAGCACATCGGGCAGCCCGAGATCGTCGAGAAGTCCCGGGCCTGTGAGGCCTACGGGGCTGAGGTGGTCAAACTGACGGTCGGCCCGGAGCTGTTCTACGTGCTGCTGCGCACTTTGGAGGAGACCGGCTACTTCAACGCTAGCCTCTACACCCCTTACGGAATCGCGGGGGTGGAGACGCTTGGAGCCGAGATCGGTCGTGAGGTGGAGGAACGCTACGGACGCCAGCCCGACGTGGTCGCGGTCACGCACGCCGGCGGCGGCAACCTGACGGGCACGGCCCGTGGCCTGCGCAAGGTTGGATGCGACCAGACCCAGGTGGTGGCGGTCTCCGTCGACCTCACTGGCTTGCACATGGCATCTGACAAGGACTTCAACAACAAGTCCTTCACTACGGGGCACACCGGTTTCGGGGTGCCGTTCGCCACCTGGCCCGACCGGGTGGACGTGCCGCGCAACGCGGCTCGGGCGCTGCGCTACATGGACGGCTATCACCTGGTCACCCAGGGTGAGGTCTTCTACATGACCGAGTTGCTGACGAAACTGGAGGGTTTGGAGCGTGGCCCGGCCGGCAACACCAGCCTCACGGCGGCCGTCGCCCTTGCCATGCAGATGGACCGTGACCAGATCATCGTCGTCCAGGAAACCGAGTACACCGGAGCGGGCAAGCACCACAACAGCCAGCTGTCGTTCGCGAAGAGTCGGGGCATCGAGGTGAGGCGGGGTGACCCGATGGACAACGTCCCGGGCAAGGCGATCGTCATCCCGGAGCGGCTCGACCAGGTCGCGGGCAAGCCCTTGGATCTCGCAAGGCTGCGCGGCAGCTACATCAGGCATGCCGCCAAGGTGCTGCCCCCCGAGCAGTGGAGTAGCGAGGATGTCGAGTTCCTGGCCGCCGACGCCAACACCACTGAAGAACACGTGCGGTCGCTCGTCCCCAGGGGCATGGGCGGCGAGTAA
- a CDS encoding alanine/ornithine racemase family PLP-dependent enzyme, with protein sequence MNVETPRLEIHIDRIAHNASAVISQCAAQGIRVAAVTKVMQAHPALLRALERVGCVMLADSRIDNLKRIAEAGLDLPTMLLRAPTPANAPEAVRWADHTLISSHETAEALSNAAGMAGVCHKVVMMVDVGDLREGVWPDRAVEEVSRIARLPHLEVAGLGTNLACFGGVIPTREKMEMLVALRDECRSATGHPLELVSGGNSANLPLLASGEMPAGINHLRIGEAIILGRNVLDRSPWPGTRQDTVELVGGIIELQCKPSVPIGRTGQDAFGNTTHFTDRGLRLRAICDLGRQDVAPEAIEPVDPGIEVLGASSDHLIIDVTDAETPVKVGSEVRFLPNYGGLLSASTSPHVRKVATGRP encoded by the coding sequence ATGAACGTGGAAACCCCGAGACTGGAGATCCACATCGACCGGATCGCCCACAACGCCTCTGCCGTGATCTCCCAGTGCGCTGCGCAGGGGATCCGGGTGGCCGCGGTCACCAAGGTCATGCAGGCCCATCCCGCGCTGCTGCGGGCCCTGGAGAGGGTGGGATGCGTGATGCTGGCCGACTCGCGGATCGACAACTTGAAGCGGATAGCGGAGGCGGGCTTGGACCTGCCGACCATGTTGCTGCGGGCCCCGACCCCTGCCAATGCGCCGGAGGCCGTGCGTTGGGCTGATCACACTCTCATCTCCTCGCACGAGACCGCTGAGGCGCTTTCGAATGCCGCCGGGATGGCCGGGGTATGCCACAAGGTCGTGATGATGGTCGATGTCGGCGACCTGCGGGAGGGTGTGTGGCCGGATCGGGCTGTTGAAGAAGTGAGTCGGATCGCCCGGCTGCCTCATCTCGAGGTGGCGGGTCTGGGAACCAACCTCGCCTGCTTCGGCGGGGTGATCCCCACCCGCGAGAAGATGGAGATGCTCGTCGCTCTCAGGGACGAGTGCCGCAGTGCCACCGGACATCCACTGGAGTTGGTCTCCGGTGGGAACAGCGCGAACCTGCCGCTGCTGGCCAGCGGGGAGATGCCCGCAGGCATCAACCATCTGCGCATCGGCGAGGCGATCATCCTGGGCCGCAATGTGCTGGATCGTTCGCCCTGGCCCGGGACCCGGCAGGACACGGTGGAACTGGTCGGCGGGATTATTGAGCTCCAGTGCAAACCGTCGGTTCCGATTGGACGGACCGGGCAGGATGCCTTCGGTAACACCACGCACTTCACCGACCGAGGGTTGAGGCTGCGCGCCATCTGTGACCTCGGTCGCCAGGATGTTGCCCCGGAGGCCATCGAGCCGGTGGACCCGGGCATCGAGGTGCTGGGTGCCAGCAGCGACCATCTGATCATCGACGTCACTGACGCCGAAACCCCCGTGAAGGTGGGTTCCGAGGTCAGGTTCCTGCCCAACTACGGGGGCCTGTTGTCCGCCAGCACATCCCCCCACGTACGAAAAGTGGCCACCGGAAGACCGTGA
- a CDS encoding amino acid permease has protein sequence MSNPPNDAPNDVVLEGDNEDEQGLQRGLSNRHLQLMALGGAIGTGMFMGSSNTINQAGPSSMLVYAVVGFFLYFMMRAMGEMLLANLKYKSFRDIAEDVLGPAGGFIAGWTYWFAWIVAAMGDLAAITGYAQFWWPEVPKWLPAGVLALLLFVLNVVAVKYFGEAEFWFALIKLVAVGALLIVAASLLFSGFVSEAGHHATVENLWNDGGFFPNGLGGFLAGFQIAFFAFVGLEVVGTAAAETHNPERNLPKAINAIPVRLALFYVLALAAICVVIPWRAVVPGESPFTAMFQLSGFGAAASVMNFVLLTAAASSDNSGLYSTSRMMYGLAEDRQAPRIFGKLSRRNVPQNALICSCLLLLCGIGFLYASETINQAFILVTSITSVLFLFIWALIVVCYIVYRKKHPELHARSTYKMPGGVGSAWMVLIFFAVSLVILCFEEETLRAVLVTPIWFVIIVPCYFINKARRRRIASAGRR, from the coding sequence ATGAGTAACCCCCCGAATGACGCGCCCAACGATGTGGTGCTCGAGGGTGACAACGAGGACGAGCAGGGGCTGCAGCGCGGCCTGAGCAACCGTCACCTGCAGCTGATGGCCCTGGGCGGTGCCATCGGCACCGGCATGTTCATGGGGTCCAGCAACACCATCAACCAGGCGGGCCCCTCCAGCATGCTGGTCTACGCCGTGGTCGGTTTCTTCCTGTACTTCATGATGCGGGCCATGGGCGAGATGCTCCTGGCGAACCTGAAGTACAAATCCTTCCGCGACATAGCTGAAGACGTGCTCGGACCGGCGGGCGGGTTCATTGCGGGGTGGACCTACTGGTTCGCCTGGATTGTGGCGGCCATGGGCGACCTGGCCGCCATCACCGGATACGCCCAGTTCTGGTGGCCGGAGGTACCGAAATGGTTGCCCGCCGGGGTGCTGGCGTTGCTTCTGTTCGTGCTGAACGTGGTGGCGGTCAAGTACTTTGGTGAGGCGGAATTCTGGTTCGCCCTGATCAAACTGGTCGCGGTCGGGGCGCTCCTCATCGTCGCCGCCAGCCTGCTCTTCTCCGGTTTCGTCTCGGAAGCGGGGCATCACGCAACCGTCGAGAATCTGTGGAACGACGGTGGTTTCTTCCCGAACGGCCTCGGAGGGTTCCTTGCTGGCTTCCAGATCGCCTTCTTCGCCTTCGTTGGCCTCGAGGTGGTCGGCACCGCAGCGGCTGAGACCCACAATCCCGAGCGCAACCTGCCCAAGGCCATCAATGCTATTCCCGTGCGGCTCGCCTTGTTCTACGTGCTGGCCCTGGCCGCCATCTGCGTGGTTATTCCGTGGCGTGCGGTCGTCCCGGGTGAGAGCCCCTTTACTGCCATGTTCCAGCTGAGTGGTTTCGGGGCGGCGGCCTCGGTGATGAACTTCGTGTTGTTGACCGCCGCGGCCTCCTCCGATAACTCGGGGCTTTACTCCACATCCCGCATGATGTATGGGCTGGCCGAGGATAGGCAGGCACCACGAATCTTCGGCAAACTGTCGCGTCGCAACGTTCCCCAGAACGCCCTCATCTGCTCCTGCCTGCTGCTGCTGTGCGGCATCGGGTTCCTCTACGCATCCGAGACCATCAATCAGGCATTCATCCTGGTCACCTCGATCACCTCGGTGCTGTTCCTGTTCATCTGGGCACTCATCGTCGTGTGTTACATCGTCTACCGAAAGAAACACCCCGAACTGCACGCCAGGTCTACCTACAAGATGCCTGGCGGTGTCGGCTCCGCTTGGATGGTGCTCATCTTCTTCGCAGTCAGCCTGGTCATCCTGTGCTTCGAGGAGGAGACTCTGCGGGCGGTTCTCGTGACCCCGATCTGGTTCGTCATCATCGTCCCTTGCTACTTCATCAACAAGGCCCGCCGCCGGAGGATCGCGTCGGCAGGAAGGCGTTGA
- the oraE gene encoding D-ornithine 4,5-aminomutase subunit OraE: protein MTDKLDPNTKINVEEILEDLENYHPPRKGWTWRTVPEGGVDMAGFHFRNMSEPLKNSVPMPTAKYFEGIDPQPAPVVTSEIASGHFEDDIRRMRMAAWNGADHIMVIRTTGQSHIDGLMEGTPEGIGGVPITRKQLRASRKACDLIEEEVGRPINFHSYVSGVAGPEVAVLFAEEGVNGAHQDPQYNVLYRNINAYRSYVDAGEAKKVMSGARIFQIDGAHNANATARQGWKVMPELMVQHGLNSAFSVMVGMPKDLIGLSTVPPSAPPTPKLWFDLPYAVALRDFFSEYKMRAQQNTRYIESDINEAIRLHVVDTMISMLTSADIQSTITPDEGRNLPWHYNSVRGVQTVKQTWAALDGIKELLTLNREGPLGGMVRDLKERAIGFLTEMLHAGGYFAAVEQGFFVDSAEFPERNHDGIARDGEGGISVGTVIERDPDYLAPVCDHFGNNNLPNRVGKACDLIGGCTLCEPEKIVYIDELDPEDSAHKRLERTREYRTGNLLRPEAEWAGDGVALVELMIPERAEIAVEAALEMAKRMGLSDPEVVNLQVLQPAEGCFVEVKGHVGFDVDKTELTIPEKIELLPEDELRQFVTDHEITVVAGTVGEDEHSVGMREILDIKHGGLEKYGVKYHYLGTSVPIEKMVDAAIESGADAILISTVISHNEVHRTMMKKLAELTKERGIREDKVLIAGGTQVSRDMAAETGLDATFGRGTKGIDVLDAIVRTMRDRELGKAG, encoded by the coding sequence GTGACCGACAAGCTGGATCCGAACACCAAGATCAACGTGGAGGAGATCCTCGAGGATCTGGAGAACTACCACCCGCCGCGCAAGGGCTGGACCTGGCGCACCGTGCCCGAGGGTGGTGTCGACATGGCGGGATTCCATTTCCGGAACATGTCGGAGCCGCTGAAGAACAGTGTCCCGATGCCCACCGCGAAGTACTTCGAGGGCATCGACCCGCAGCCTGCTCCGGTCGTGACCTCTGAGATTGCATCCGGACACTTTGAGGACGACATCCGTCGCATGCGGATGGCGGCCTGGAATGGCGCCGATCACATCATGGTGATCCGCACCACTGGCCAGAGCCACATCGACGGCCTCATGGAGGGTACCCCCGAGGGCATCGGTGGTGTGCCGATCACCCGCAAGCAGCTGCGCGCCAGTCGTAAGGCCTGTGACCTGATCGAGGAGGAGGTCGGCCGTCCGATCAATTTCCACAGCTACGTTTCCGGTGTGGCGGGCCCCGAGGTTGCGGTGCTGTTCGCGGAGGAGGGCGTCAACGGCGCCCACCAGGACCCGCAGTACAACGTGCTCTACCGCAACATCAACGCCTACCGCAGCTACGTCGACGCGGGCGAGGCCAAGAAGGTCATGAGCGGGGCCCGGATCTTCCAGATCGACGGTGCCCACAACGCCAACGCCACCGCCCGCCAGGGCTGGAAGGTGATGCCCGAGCTCATGGTCCAGCACGGCCTGAACTCCGCCTTCTCCGTCATGGTCGGGATGCCCAAGGACCTCATCGGGCTCTCGACGGTACCGCCAAGCGCCCCACCGACCCCGAAGCTGTGGTTCGATCTGCCCTACGCGGTCGCGCTGCGCGACTTCTTCTCCGAGTACAAGATGCGCGCCCAGCAGAACACCCGCTACATCGAGTCCGACATCAACGAGGCGATCCGGCTGCACGTGGTCGACACGATGATCTCCATGCTCACCAGCGCCGATATCCAGAGCACCATCACCCCCGACGAGGGGCGTAACCTGCCCTGGCACTACAACTCAGTGCGCGGCGTACAGACCGTCAAGCAGACGTGGGCGGCCCTGGACGGCATCAAGGAGCTGCTCACCCTGAACCGGGAGGGACCGCTGGGCGGGATGGTTCGCGACCTCAAGGAACGCGCAATCGGCTTCCTCACCGAAATGCTGCACGCGGGCGGCTACTTCGCGGCCGTGGAACAGGGCTTCTTCGTCGACTCCGCCGAATTCCCGGAACGCAACCATGATGGCATCGCCCGTGATGGGGAAGGTGGCATCTCGGTGGGAACCGTGATCGAACGTGACCCCGACTACCTGGCACCAGTGTGCGACCACTTCGGCAACAACAACCTGCCCAACAGGGTGGGCAAGGCCTGTGACCTGATCGGCGGTTGCACTCTCTGTGAACCGGAGAAGATCGTCTACATTGACGAACTCGATCCGGAAGACAGCGCCCACAAACGGCTCGAACGGACCCGCGAGTACCGCACCGGAAACCTGCTGCGACCCGAGGCGGAATGGGCCGGCGACGGTGTGGCCCTGGTGGAGCTGATGATCCCCGAACGAGCTGAGATCGCCGTCGAGGCGGCCCTCGAGATGGCCAAGCGCATGGGGCTGAGCGATCCCGAGGTCGTCAACCTCCAGGTGCTGCAGCCCGCTGAGGGATGCTTCGTCGAGGTGAAGGGACACGTTGGTTTCGATGTTGACAAGACCGAGCTGACCATCCCCGAGAAGATCGAGCTGCTCCCCGAGGACGAGTTGCGCCAGTTCGTCACCGATCACGAGATCACCGTCGTGGCGGGCACCGTCGGCGAGGACGAGCACAGCGTCGGCATGCGCGAGATTCTCGACATCAAGCATGGTGGTCTCGAGAAGTACGGCGTGAAGTATCACTATCTCGGGACCTCGGTTCCCATCGAGAAAATGGTGGATGCTGCCATTGAGTCGGGTGCGGACGCGATCCTCATCTCCACGGTCATCAGCCACAACGAGGTTCATCGCACGATGATGAAGAAACTCGCCGAGCTGACAAAGGAACGTGGTATTCGCGAGGACAAGGTGCTGATCGCAGGCGGCACGCAGGTCAGCCGCGACATGGCAGCTGAGACCGGTCTGGACGCCACCTTTGGCCGTGGTACCAAGGGAATCGACGTGCTCGATGCGATCGTGCGCACCATGCGCGATCGCGAACTGGGAAAGGCCGGGTGA
- a CDS encoding MATE family efflux transporter, with amino-acid sequence MSHSLNRRILGLALPAFAALVAQPLFVMADTAIVGQLGTVPLAGLGAGSTLTLALVGVFVFLAYGSTATVARLVGANREKDAAESGVQAMWLALVLGAAVGVGSWGFAPQLAAWLGADGAVHDQAVAYLRWSLPGLPGMFLVLAATGTLRGRADGRTPMILAIGAAILNLVGDIVLVFGLGMGIAGSGAATAFAETLMGLTAAGIVAHGAVRAGVGWHPRLAGMRTSLLVGVPLLVRTLALRAALLLTTWTAARSGAVALAAHQVGFTIWSFLQYVLDALAIAGQTLIGQALGASSPGEARALARRMTGWSLCAGLLLGITALLIRAPLAALFTPDPEVRDAVAAVLVVIGCTLVIASWVTLFDGVLIGAGDSPYLARASLITLAVYAPLALAVAWFAPGGVPGLIWLWLAFTIGFMGARAATLWWRERSDAWLVTG; translated from the coding sequence GTGTCGCATTCCCTGAATCGCCGAATCCTGGGGCTGGCCCTGCCCGCCTTCGCGGCGCTGGTGGCCCAGCCCCTGTTCGTCATGGCCGACACCGCGATCGTCGGACAACTGGGCACGGTTCCCCTGGCCGGATTGGGGGCGGGTTCCACACTGACCCTGGCACTGGTCGGGGTGTTCGTGTTCCTTGCCTACGGTTCCACCGCCACCGTGGCGCGCCTGGTGGGAGCAAACCGAGAAAAGGACGCGGCGGAATCCGGGGTTCAGGCAATGTGGCTGGCCCTGGTCCTCGGCGCGGCAGTCGGCGTGGGTTCCTGGGGATTCGCACCGCAGCTGGCAGCCTGGCTCGGCGCCGACGGAGCGGTCCACGACCAGGCCGTGGCCTACCTCCGCTGGTCGCTGCCGGGACTACCTGGAATGTTCCTGGTGTTGGCGGCAACAGGGACACTGCGCGGGAGGGCGGATGGCCGCACCCCCATGATCCTAGCGATCGGTGCCGCGATCCTGAACCTGGTCGGAGACATCGTCCTGGTCTTCGGTCTCGGCATGGGGATCGCGGGTTCGGGGGCCGCCACTGCATTCGCCGAAACGCTCATGGGGTTGACTGCGGCCGGGATTGTGGCCCACGGCGCAGTCAGAGCAGGGGTAGGGTGGCATCCCCGACTGGCAGGGATGCGTACCAGCCTGCTAGTCGGCGTTCCGTTGCTGGTCCGTACCCTAGCGTTGCGCGCCGCCCTGCTGTTGACGACCTGGACGGCGGCCCGTTCGGGTGCCGTGGCCCTGGCAGCACACCAGGTCGGGTTCACGATCTGGAGTTTCCTGCAGTATGTACTGGATGCCCTGGCGATCGCCGGACAGACCCTCATAGGGCAGGCGCTCGGGGCCTCGAGTCCCGGCGAGGCCAGGGCATTGGCGCGCCGCATGACCGGGTGGTCGCTCTGCGCCGGCCTTCTGCTCGGGATCACGGCCTTGCTCATCAGAGCCCCCCTGGCCGCGCTGTTCACCCCGGATCCGGAGGTGCGTGACGCAGTGGCGGCGGTGCTGGTGGTGATCGGCTGCACGCTGGTGATTGCATCCTGGGTGACCCTGTTCGACGGGGTCCTGATTGGCGCCGGGGACAGCCCCTACCTGGCCCGCGCCAGCCTGATCACTCTGGCCGTGTACGCGCCGCTGGCTCTGGCCGTGGCTTGGTTTGCCCCGGGGGGTGTGCCGGGCCTGATCTGGTTGTGGCTTGCGTTCACCATCGGTTTCATGGGGGCCCGGGCCGCGACTCTGTGGTGGCGGGAACGCTCGGATGCCTGGCTCGTCACCGGTTGA